The proteins below come from a single Roseovarius sp. Pro17 genomic window:
- a CDS encoding phosphodiesterase, producing the protein MSAFIQITDTHIVPEGELAYNRSDTAAALSEAISTVNGILPRLDPVDCAIITGDLTDYGTPAEYERLKGIMADLNLPYLAIPGNHDARDAMRAAFADQNWMPEAGPIQWSRDFGDFTVIGLDTLVEGSHHGTLCDEGLAFLDRILGSLNGHPVVVATHHPWMHSGVIAMDNNNLQNGGALLDRLEAYGGPARMISGHVHRTLTTQIGKVTCQIAPAPCHAVHLSHQTASVNSLIMEPGGVTLWNWQTAPQPCLVSNVIPVGTFKGPWPFYG; encoded by the coding sequence ATGTCCGCGTTCATTCAAATCACCGACACCCACATCGTCCCCGAGGGCGAGCTGGCCTATAACCGCTCTGACACAGCCGCGGCGCTAAGTGAGGCGATCAGCACCGTCAACGGCATCCTGCCGCGCCTTGATCCGGTGGACTGCGCCATCATCACTGGCGATCTGACGGACTACGGCACGCCTGCGGAATACGAGCGGCTCAAGGGCATCATGGCCGATCTGAACCTGCCCTACCTTGCCATTCCGGGCAATCACGACGCGCGGGATGCGATGCGCGCGGCGTTTGCGGATCAGAACTGGATGCCAGAGGCTGGCCCAATCCAGTGGAGCCGGGATTTCGGGGATTTCACTGTCATCGGCCTCGACACGCTGGTCGAGGGATCGCATCACGGAACGCTCTGCGACGAGGGTTTGGCGTTTCTGGACCGCATATTAGGGTCGCTGAACGGCCATCCGGTGGTGGTGGCGACGCATCATCCCTGGATGCATTCCGGCGTGATCGCGATGGACAACAACAATCTGCAAAACGGGGGCGCGCTGCTGGACCGGCTAGAGGCCTATGGCGGTCCCGCGCGCATGATTTCCGGCCACGTGCACCGCACGCTGACCACCCAGATCGGCAAGGTGACGTGCCAGATCGCGCCCGCGCCCTGCCACGCCGTGCACCTCTCGCATCAGACGGCATCCGTAAATTCCCTGATCATGGAGCCGGGCGGCGTTACGCTGTGGAATTGGCAGACCGCGCCGCAGCCCTGCCTTGTGTCGAATGTGATCCCGGTTGGGACGTTCAAGGGGCCGTGGCCGTTCTACGGCTAG
- a CDS encoding ABC transporter ATP-binding protein — protein sequence MTLKLTNVAKTFPDGTRALTPVDLDIAEGEIVSLLGPSGCGKTTLLRIIAGLETTDAGGKIRFQDEDVTALSVVQRKVGMVFQSYALFPNMSVRRNIGYGLKMQKLPKAEINARVDEVIALCRLGPYADRPINALSGGQRQRVALARAFAPRPRILLLDEPLSALDAALRGQLRDELAVLLRTFGITAIFVTHDQTEAMAIADRVAVMAHGSIAQIGTPEALYRAPASPFVARFVGDAMPLAGRLSGGALHLDGGILPLEGGADGGTAYVRAEDVRLDENGPLKGRIDAVTFLGTHYRVVLSGVTPEPVIALHAGTSAPKLGATVGLSIAPGAILSFAAEPETA from the coding sequence ATGACCCTGAAGCTGACCAATGTCGCCAAGACTTTTCCCGACGGCACCCGCGCACTGACGCCCGTCGATCTGGATATTGCCGAGGGCGAGATCGTGTCGCTGCTGGGGCCCTCTGGCTGTGGGAAAACGACCCTGTTACGCATCATTGCGGGGCTAGAGACGACCGATGCAGGCGGCAAAATCCGGTTCCAGGATGAGGACGTAACCGCCCTGTCGGTCGTGCAACGCAAGGTGGGGATGGTGTTTCAGTCCTACGCGCTGTTTCCCAACATGTCGGTGCGCCGCAACATCGGCTACGGGCTAAAGATGCAAAAACTGCCCAAGGCCGAGATCAACGCACGCGTCGATGAGGTGATCGCGCTGTGCCGCCTCGGGCCTTATGCGGATCGCCCGATAAATGCCCTGTCGGGAGGTCAGCGCCAGCGCGTCGCATTGGCGCGCGCCTTTGCCCCGCGCCCGCGTATCCTGTTGCTGGATGAGCCTTTGTCGGCGCTCGATGCGGCCCTGCGCGGACAGTTGCGCGATGAGCTGGCCGTGCTTTTGCGCACCTTCGGGATCACCGCCATTTTCGTCACTCACGACCAGACCGAGGCGATGGCGATCGCCGACCGCGTCGCCGTCATGGCGCATGGCAGCATCGCCCAGATCGGCACGCCCGAGGCGCTCTACCGCGCGCCCGCGTCGCCGTTTGTCGCGCGGTTCGTCGGCGATGCGATGCCACTGGCGGGCCGGTTAAGCGGCGGCGCGCTGCATCTGGATGGTGGCATTCTGCCGCTGGAAGGCGGGGCGGACGGCGGCACCGCCTATGTCCGGGCCGAGGATGTGCGGCTGGACGAAAATGGCCCACTAAAGGGACGGATCGACGCGGTGACCTTCCTCGGCACGCATTACCGTGTCGTGCTGTCGGGCGTCACGCCCGAGCCGGTCATCGCCCTGCACGCTGGCACCAGCGCCCCCAAACTGGGCGCGACTGTGGGTCTCAGCATTGCGCCCGGCGCCATCCTCAGCTTTGCGGCCGAGCCGGAGACAGCCTGA
- a CDS encoding ABC transporter permease, with protein MLKSPAKLLQLTVTLLACAFLLVPTLQSVLAGVTVNYFQGVKSGLTLKWIGEVWTLYSSSIFLSIWLAFCCLICTLIIGVPAAYALARNPGRMSRVLEEFISLPLAIPGLALALALLQVYGSVQGFRAHWSFILVGHVLYTLPFMVRSVLSVMAAIDLKTLEEGAASLGAPAWRRFIDIAVPNALPGVLAGSLTVVTLSIGEFNLTWMLHTPYLKTLPVGLADSYASMRLEIASAYTLVFFVMIVPLLMAMQWASARAQRILT; from the coding sequence ATGCTGAAATCACCTGCAAAATTACTGCAATTGACCGTCACGCTGCTGGCCTGCGCATTCCTGTTGGTGCCGACGCTGCAATCGGTGCTGGCGGGCGTCACGGTCAACTACTTTCAGGGCGTCAAATCCGGCCTGACGCTGAAATGGATCGGCGAGGTCTGGACACTCTATTCATCGTCAATTTTCCTATCAATCTGGCTGGCATTCTGTTGCCTGATCTGCACCCTCATCATCGGCGTGCCGGCCGCCTACGCCTTGGCGCGCAACCCCGGCCGCATGTCCCGCGTGCTGGAGGAGTTCATATCGCTCCCCCTCGCGATCCCCGGTCTGGCGTTGGCGCTGGCGTTGCTCCAAGTCTACGGCTCTGTCCAAGGGTTTCGCGCGCATTGGAGCTTTATCCTCGTCGGACACGTTCTTTATACGCTGCCCTTCATGGTCCGCTCGGTGCTGTCGGTCATGGCCGCCATCGACCTCAAGACGCTTGAGGAAGGCGCGGCATCCCTCGGCGCGCCCGCATGGCGGCGGTTCATCGACATCGCCGTTCCCAACGCACTGCCCGGCGTTCTGGCCGGATCGCTGACAGTGGTTACGCTGTCGATCGGCGAATTCAACCTGACATGGATGCTGCACACGCCATACCTCAAAACCCTGCCCGTGGGATTGGCCGATAGCTATGCCTCGATGCGGCTGGAAATCGCGTCGGCCTATACGCTGGTCTTTTTCGTGATGATCGTGCCGCTACTGATGGCGATGCAATGGGCCTCGGCCCGTGCGCAAAGGATACTGACATGA